In a genomic window of Streptomyces sp. cg36:
- a CDS encoding DUF6247 family protein, which produces MTAQPIHFDGPGGDKPRRVPPMPERTPQALRLAIQEHAPHLLPDFEAHWRRAIGDAFNLTPVPAFMRLWWTQYAIARDPGLEAHLRDLEARAATSEDPTESGRLLAEYSRLRRQAGAAEPGQ; this is translated from the coding sequence ATGACTGCCCAGCCCATCCACTTCGACGGTCCCGGCGGCGACAAGCCCCGCCGGGTCCCGCCGATGCCCGAACGCACCCCCCAGGCGCTGCGCCTGGCCATCCAGGAACATGCTCCCCACCTGCTGCCGGACTTCGAGGCCCACTGGCGCCGCGCGATCGGTGACGCCTTCAACCTCACCCCGGTCCCGGCGTTCATGCGTCTGTGGTGGACCCAGTACGCCATTGCCCGCGACCCTGGCCTGGAAGCTCACCTGCGCGATCTTGAGGCTCGCGCGGCGACCTCGGAGGATCCGACAGAGTCCGGGCGCCTGCTGGCCGAGTACAGCCGCCTGCGCCGACAGGCGGGGGCCGCGGAGCCCGGCCAGTGA
- a CDS encoding type II toxin-antitoxin system prevent-host-death family antitoxin, which yields METRTYTTIDLRKQMGEILDRTRIAGEPAAITRKGKTLAYLVPAEWFEQLTAAQKPPAPAAAQNPPARTAGRDAA from the coding sequence ATGGAGACGAGGACGTACACGACGATCGACCTGCGTAAGCAGATGGGTGAGATCCTCGACCGCACCCGGATCGCGGGCGAGCCCGCAGCGATCACCCGCAAAGGCAAGACTCTCGCCTACCTGGTGCCGGCCGAGTGGTTCGAGCAGCTCACGGCAGCCCAGAAGCCGCCGGCCCCCGCCGCTGCCCAGAACCCGCCCGCCCGCACCGCAGGCCGTGACGCGGCCTGA
- a CDS encoding trypsin-like serine protease translates to MTVLGLFARHRRPRPALGWVVPVVALGALGPIAAPAAAASPPEPQARTVSDPVPAGFASWDQLFSLQTSMNATVRQVRRLAGLEKVSGYAGAVASPTARRVEIFWNGKVPEPVRDFAARSKIPVDIKAAPYSKVELEAAAKVVTDQMGRSTGTGRITEVSAAPNGTGLQVQVAGAPRVAGMKLAAGPVARPAILSKVKVPVDVEVVADAPQSLSGRWDTQSHAGAYMRNMAGPFGAGSCSTAFSIGDGKAFTARHCFPAPDTRKTVYSGTGGRFADLASGPVTSGSTTMDAAVIESGNPNFFEPTMWRGASASFRDGSGQTVWQVTDWAMAETGNIVSTSGAASGELRNIEVGRKVLQYEAKDAAGNDVRFGPAWKAKQVNGTAAAGRGDSGGPVFTPDLRRGGVTALGIISAGDVPVACPEANPNGRFCGSTLRFVDIQDASAALRQPIMLRAEDGRVRFEMRSPIDSPASQLPTSGEHNDLMSANNGYEADLEGGNTTAGTEVQAARGEAENPNNDWIFRDKGNGMWEIETAHGGGMVIDHNPDTHRTHLVHSQANNTNQLWSFQGVGDGWNQLQNGSGGCLTADKEGDGLGVWACDANNDGQKWRVG, encoded by the coding sequence ATGACCGTTCTGGGATTGTTCGCGCGGCACAGACGACCGCGCCCCGCTCTGGGCTGGGTGGTTCCCGTCGTGGCGCTGGGAGCGTTGGGGCCGATCGCGGCCCCGGCCGCGGCGGCATCGCCGCCCGAACCACAAGCACGGACCGTCAGTGACCCGGTGCCTGCGGGCTTCGCCTCCTGGGACCAGCTGTTCAGCCTGCAGACGAGCATGAACGCCACGGTGCGACAGGTGAGACGTCTGGCCGGGCTGGAGAAGGTCTCCGGGTACGCGGGGGCGGTGGCGTCACCGACCGCACGCAGAGTGGAGATTTTCTGGAACGGGAAAGTCCCCGAGCCGGTCAGGGACTTCGCCGCCCGTAGCAAGATTCCCGTTGACATCAAGGCCGCCCCCTACAGCAAGGTGGAGCTGGAGGCCGCGGCCAAGGTGGTGACGGACCAGATGGGACGGTCCACGGGCACCGGCCGCATCACCGAGGTGTCCGCCGCCCCCAACGGCACGGGACTGCAGGTACAGGTCGCCGGAGCGCCGCGGGTGGCCGGGATGAAGCTCGCCGCGGGCCCGGTCGCGCGGCCCGCAATCCTGTCGAAGGTGAAGGTACCCGTCGACGTGGAAGTCGTCGCCGATGCCCCGCAGTCGCTGTCCGGGCGGTGGGACACCCAGTCGCATGCGGGCGCCTACATGCGCAACATGGCAGGACCCTTCGGGGCGGGATCCTGCTCCACGGCGTTCAGCATCGGTGACGGGAAAGCGTTCACGGCCCGCCACTGTTTTCCCGCCCCCGACACCAGGAAGACCGTCTACAGCGGGACCGGCGGCCGCTTCGCGGACCTGGCTTCCGGACCGGTCACGTCCGGCAGCACGACGATGGACGCAGCCGTGATCGAATCCGGCAACCCCAACTTCTTCGAACCGACCATGTGGCGCGGCGCCTCCGCGTCCTTCAGGGACGGCAGCGGGCAGACCGTCTGGCAGGTGACCGACTGGGCCATGGCGGAGACCGGGAACATCGTCTCGACTTCTGGTGCCGCGTCGGGAGAGCTCCGCAACATCGAGGTTGGCAGGAAGGTCCTGCAGTACGAGGCGAAGGACGCCGCCGGCAACGATGTCCGCTTCGGGCCGGCCTGGAAAGCGAAGCAGGTCAACGGCACGGCAGCGGCCGGCAGGGGCGACAGCGGCGGCCCGGTGTTCACTCCCGACCTGCGTCGCGGCGGAGTGACCGCGCTCGGGATCATCTCTGCGGGTGATGTCCCTGTTGCCTGCCCCGAAGCCAATCCCAACGGCCGCTTCTGCGGTTCCACCCTGAGATTCGTCGACATCCAGGACGCATCGGCCGCCCTCCGTCAGCCCATCATGCTGCGTGCCGAAGACGGCAGAGTCCGCTTCGAAATGCGCTCACCCATCGACAGCCCCGCCAGCCAGCTGCCGACCAGCGGCGAACACAACGATCTGATGTCGGCCAACAACGGTTACGAGGCCGACCTCGAGGGCGGTAACACCACCGCGGGTACCGAAGTCCAAGCCGCCCGCGGCGAGGCGGAGAACCCCAACAACGACTGGATCTTCCGGGACAAGGGCAACGGCATGTGGGAGATCGAAACAGCCCACGGCGGCGGCATGGTCATCGACCACAACCCGGACACCCACCGCACCCACCTCGTACATTCCCAGGCAAACAACACCAACCAGCTGTGGTCGTTCCAGGGAGTGGGCGACGGCTGGAACCAGCTCCAGAACGGTTCCGGTGGGTGCCTCACCGCCGACAAGGAAGGCGACGGCCTGGGCGTATGGGCCTGCGACGCCAACAACGACGGCCAGAAATGGCGCGTCGGATGA
- a CDS encoding alpha/beta fold hydrolase translates to MTTIDVNGIALGIEVFGDNGAPLVLLAGSTTMLSWPDALCERLAAGGRRVVRYDLRDSGESTAVDPLAPAYTLRDLAADAAALVDVLGGGAPAHLAGIGVGGMVAQVAVLEHPDAFSALTLVGTRPVAPGPPDDDLPDHDQAAMSRLFARAAPDWGDRESVAEFSAAGAEILGDDPVAARALAARVWDRTPGTAPPVQMANQMGMVFSRLDCRPRWRERLPGIGVPTLVVHGRRDRFFPVGNGEAIAREIPGARLLVLEGVGTALPGAVSGEVAAAMLALG, encoded by the coding sequence ATGACCACCATCGACGTCAATGGAATCGCCCTGGGCATCGAGGTGTTCGGGGACAACGGTGCGCCGCTCGTTCTGCTTGCGGGGAGTACGACCATGCTGTCGTGGCCCGACGCGCTGTGTGAGCGTCTCGCCGCCGGAGGGCGTCGTGTCGTGCGTTATGACCTGCGTGACAGCGGCGAGTCGACGGCGGTGGATCCGTTGGCGCCCGCCTACACCCTGCGCGATCTCGCTGCCGACGCCGCGGCCCTGGTCGACGTGCTCGGCGGCGGCGCGCCCGCGCACCTCGCGGGGATCGGTGTCGGTGGGATGGTCGCGCAGGTGGCGGTGCTGGAGCATCCGGACGCGTTCTCGGCGCTCACCCTCGTCGGCACCCGCCCGGTCGCCCCCGGGCCGCCCGACGACGACCTCCCCGACCACGACCAGGCGGCGATGAGCAGGCTGTTCGCGCGGGCGGCGCCCGACTGGGGGGATCGCGAGTCGGTCGCGGAGTTCAGTGCCGCCGGTGCGGAGATCCTGGGCGACGACCCTGTTGCCGCACGCGCCCTCGCCGCCCGCGTCTGGGACCGTACGCCCGGCACCGCGCCGCCGGTCCAGATGGCCAACCAGATGGGCATGGTGTTCTCCCGGCTCGACTGCCGGCCCCGCTGGCGCGAACGCCTGCCCGGAATCGGGGTTCCCACGCTCGTCGTCCACGGCCGCCGCGACCGCTTCTTCCCCGTCGGGAACGGGGAGGCGATCGCCCGGGAGATTCCGGGGGCGCGGCTGCTGGTCCTGGAGGGGGTGGGCACCGCGCTTCCGGGGGCGGTGAGCGGTGAGGTTGCTGCGGCGATGCTCGCGCTGGGATAG
- a CDS encoding hydrolase, with product MDPAPHHQLPPALWAVPYVGSRFPGSSAVADFPGLEKGANCQLYAYEVLRHFGLTPPALRSSDLWADTRATSRVPVARPLDLVLFNATDDAYGAHVGVCVDEGRVLHLCAEVGRPAVWEMREFSARERYRVVIGIKRVIGGTRGIAD from the coding sequence ATGGATCCAGCCCCGCACCACCAACTACCGCCCGCCCTCTGGGCCGTCCCCTACGTCGGCTCCCGCTTTCCGGGGTCCTCCGCGGTGGCCGACTTCCCCGGTCTGGAGAAGGGCGCGAACTGCCAGCTGTACGCCTATGAAGTCCTTCGCCACTTCGGTCTGACTCCGCCCGCTCTGCGGTCGAGTGACCTGTGGGCCGATACGCGGGCCACAAGCCGGGTACCCGTCGCCCGGCCCCTCGACCTCGTACTGTTCAACGCCACCGACGATGCCTACGGCGCCCACGTCGGAGTCTGTGTGGACGAGGGCCGGGTGCTGCACTTGTGTGCGGAGGTGGGGCGTCCGGCCGTTTGGGAGATGAGGGAGTTCTCGGCCCGCGAGCGCTACCGGGTGGTGATCGGCATCAAGCGGGTGATCGGCGGGACGCGGGGCATTGCCGACTGA
- a CDS encoding FG-GAP repeat domain-containing protein encodes MSSPRTSRTGRLAACTALALSAGMLLAGTASADGAPAAPHGAINPVKPEAATPTGTLPKGTAHRKAAAAPAARVKPRADMDADGYSDFFYRTPNGKLWLRTFVTGKADVEYTFADQSGWQKDVLTPGDLNGDGYPEVLTLSSTGTLSLYTNPGPQYAGYRAWSSGGWNAYNKLVTPGDVTGDGKPDVLARTPGGDLYLYPGNGNASGDPFAAKVKVGGGWQSYDQILGANDVNGDGIADVLARTPGGDLYFYAGTGNTAAPLKGRVKLGGGWDTYNQLFSMDDANGDGYADIFARTPGGTVYLYLADGKGNFQPRKQWGTRWESASWLGSQGGNPFLGKSEILARDGRGTLFYYTTRNNGQLADRQQVGDAGGWAGANLRYASSLDGDGQPELLEIYENWLYNGQNQVSGGWGTYNLVVGPGDLNNDGQGDLLARDGSGTLWLQRGNGAGTGFASRLKVGGGWNAYDRIVGAGDLTGDGLADIVARTGDGKLYLYPGTGVSTSPFKSRVYIGPGWQQFKHLAAPGDVNGDGRGDLLASNSRGELFRYESNGYGGFKSRVKLGDGWNTYRDLY; translated from the coding sequence TTGTCTTCTCCGCGCACCTCGCGCACCGGCCGTCTCGCGGCCTGCACCGCTCTCGCGCTCTCGGCCGGGATGCTCCTGGCCGGCACCGCCTCGGCCGACGGGGCGCCGGCGGCGCCGCACGGGGCGATCAACCCCGTGAAGCCCGAGGCGGCCACGCCGACCGGGACGCTGCCGAAGGGCACCGCCCACCGCAAGGCCGCCGCCGCCCCCGCGGCCCGGGTCAAGCCCCGCGCCGACATGGACGCCGACGGCTACAGCGACTTCTTCTACCGCACGCCGAACGGCAAGCTCTGGCTGCGGACCTTCGTCACGGGCAAGGCCGACGTCGAGTACACCTTCGCCGACCAGTCGGGATGGCAGAAGGACGTCCTCACCCCCGGCGACCTCAACGGCGACGGCTACCCCGAGGTGCTGACGCTGTCGTCGACCGGCACCCTCTCGCTGTACACCAACCCGGGCCCGCAGTACGCCGGTTACCGCGCCTGGTCGAGCGGCGGCTGGAACGCGTACAACAAGCTCGTCACCCCCGGCGACGTCACCGGTGACGGCAAGCCGGACGTCCTGGCCCGCACGCCCGGCGGTGACCTGTACCTCTACCCCGGCAACGGGAACGCCTCCGGTGACCCGTTCGCCGCGAAGGTGAAGGTCGGCGGCGGCTGGCAGTCGTACGACCAGATCCTCGGTGCCAACGACGTCAACGGCGACGGCATCGCCGACGTCCTGGCCCGCACCCCCGGCGGTGACCTGTACTTCTACGCCGGGACGGGCAACACCGCGGCCCCGCTCAAGGGCCGCGTCAAGCTCGGCGGTGGCTGGGACACGTACAACCAGCTCTTCAGCATGGACGACGCCAACGGCGACGGGTACGCGGACATCTTCGCCCGCACCCCCGGCGGCACGGTGTACCTCTACCTCGCCGACGGCAAGGGCAACTTCCAGCCCCGCAAGCAGTGGGGGACGCGCTGGGAGTCGGCCTCCTGGCTCGGTTCGCAGGGCGGCAACCCCTTCCTCGGCAAGAGCGAGATCCTCGCGCGCGACGGCCGGGGCACGCTGTTCTACTACACGACCCGCAACAACGGCCAGCTCGCCGACCGCCAGCAGGTCGGCGACGCCGGCGGCTGGGCGGGCGCGAACCTGCGCTACGCCTCGTCCCTCGACGGCGACGGCCAGCCGGAGCTCCTGGAGATCTACGAGAACTGGCTGTACAACGGCCAGAACCAGGTCAGCGGCGGCTGGGGCACCTACAACCTCGTCGTCGGCCCCGGTGACCTGAACAACGACGGCCAGGGCGACCTGCTGGCCCGCGACGGCTCGGGCACCCTGTGGCTCCAGCGCGGCAACGGCGCGGGCACCGGTTTCGCCTCCCGTCTGAAGGTGGGCGGCGGCTGGAACGCGTACGACAGGATCGTGGGCGCGGGCGACCTGACCGGCGACGGGCTGGCCGACATCGTGGCCCGCACCGGCGACGGCAAGCTCTACCTGTACCCGGGCACGGGCGTCTCCACCTCCCCGTTCAAGTCGCGTGTGTACATCGGCCCGGGCTGGCAGCAGTTCAAGCACCTCGCCGCCCCCGGCGACGTGAACGGCGACGGCCGGGGCGATCTCCTCGCGAGCAACTCCCGCGGCGAACTGTTCCGTTACGAGTCGAACGGCTACGGCGGCTTCAAGTCCCGCGTCAAGCTCGGCGACGGCTGGAACACCTACCGCGACCTGTACTGA